The Bacillota bacterium genome contains the following window.
CCGCGCCGCGGCCGGGGACGGGATGGCGCCGAGGTTGCCGCCGAGCTTCAGGCTTTGCGCTGCTCGGGATGGTCCGTGCTGTACGTCCTGATGTGGCAGGCCCCGTAAACCGGGCAGTATCCCACGCCGGCCGTTGCCACCAGCACGACGGCCGCCACGAGGGTGACCCAGCGGAAGGGGCTGGCCCAGGTAGCCGTGATGGCGAGCAGGGCGAGCCCTGCGATGGCCCGAAGCCAGCGATCCCATGAAGCCAGGTTGCGCACCATGAGATACCGTTACCCCCTAGGGTAGGGTATCCCGAGCCCCTAGCAGGCGTCAAGGGACATGCCCAGCGGAGGTGACGGATGGCAGCGGTACCGGCCGCCCCCCGTCAGCACGCCAGGTGGCTTCGCCCGGGGGCCTTGATCCGCTCCCAGACCCACGGAAGCTGCCGGACGGCCACGACCAGCATCACGAGAAAGGCCGCCTGCACCCGATCCGCGGGGACGGAGGCCCTCACCATGAGCACCAGCCCAACGGGGAAGGCCACGACGCCCACCATGGGCACCCAGCGGCGCCACAGGGCCGCGGCCGCGCCGATCCCGTACGCGGGCAACATCTGCGGCAGCGCCAGCCAGAACAGCGCGCCGGTCGCGGCGGCGAGCCCCCGGCCGCCCCTGAAACCCTTGTAGAACGGCCAGTTGTGGCCGGCCACCGGGGCCACGGCGGCGGCGGCAAGCCATCCGCCGGAGAGGCCGAGGCGTTCGGCGAGGGCTACGGACACGGCCCCCTTGGCCAGGTCGAACAGGGCGACGACCGTTCCCCAGCCCGGCCCGGCCAGCCGCCAGGCGCCCGCACCGCCGGGATTGTCGTTCAACTGGTGCGGGGTGCGGCCCGTTCGGCGCAGCACCACCCATTCGGCCGGAAGGATCGAGCCCAGCAGGTAACCGCCCACCACCACGAGCCAGCCCACGGCACTCGACCTCCGTGCTACCTCGGATTGATCAGGATTTCTCTGGGTACTGTCGTCCACTCCTGCCGGCACGCCGTCGCGGGCGGGCCGCCCCGGGATAAGCTAGACTGTTGCAGGCGTCCGAGAGGGGGCGGCCCATGCCTGAGAGCGCCGGTGCCAGAAAGCCCAACCGGCTGGTGGATTCCACCAGCCCCTACCTGCGGCAGCACGCCTACAACCCCGTGGACTGGTACCCGTGGGGGCCTGAGGCGATCGAGCGCGCCCGCAGGGAGAACCGGCCCATCCTGCTCAGCATCGGCTACAGCGCCTGTCACTGGTGCCACGTGATGGCGCACGAGTCGTTCGAGGATAACGAAATCGCCCGGCTCATGAACGAGCAATTCGTATGCATCAAGGTCGACCGGGAGCAACGCCCCGACGTCGACCAGGTCTATCAGGTCGTCTGCCAGCTTCTCACCGGCCAGGGCGGCTGGCCGCTCACCGTCTTCCTGACACCCGACCTGATGCCGTACTATGCGGGCACCTATTTCCCGCCTCGGCCGCGCTTCGGGCGCCCGGGATTCCCCCAGGTTCTGGAAGCGTGCGCCCGGGCGTACCGGGAGCGGCCGGAGGAGGTTCGGCGGCAGGCGGCGCGGCTGGCCGAGGCGGTAGGCCAGGTGCTCGACCCCGCCGGTTCCGTGCAGCGGGAGGCCGAGGGGCCGGGCGAGGGAAGAGAGGCGGCGCAGCCCGCCGGGCAGGAACCTTCGGCGGGCGAGTTGGTTACGGCAGCCGGGGCGTTGCTGCGGCAGGCCGACCGGGAGGCCGGGGGGTTCGGCGGGGCGCCCAAGTTCCCGCATGCTTGCGGGCTCGAACTCCTGCTGCGGGCGGCGTGGCGGTTCGGCCACCGCCCGTCGCTCGACCACCTCCTGCTGACGCTGCAGCGGATGGCGCTCGGCGGCGTGTTCGATCAGGTGGGCGGGGGGTTTCACCGCTACGCCGTGGACCGATGGTGGCAACTCCCCCACTTCGAGAAGATGCTGTATGACAACGCGCTGCTGGTGCCGCTTTACGTGCGGGTCGGGCTGTGGCAGCGGCCTGCCCTCCTCTCCGTGGCCGCGCGGACGCTGGATTTCATGCTGGACGAGATGCGCCTGCCCGGCGGGGGCTTTGCGGCTTCACTGGACGCGGACTCCCCGGGTGCGGACGGGCGCCCGGAGGAGGGGGCCTTCTACCGCTGGCGCCCCGACGAGGTGAAGGCGGCGCTTCAGGACGACCGGCTGGCCGAGGAGATCTGCCTTCGCTTCGCAATCGGCCCCCAGGCGGCCCTTCACCTCGAACGCGTGGCCCGCGACGGCCCGCCGGGCTGGACTGAAGAAGCCCAGACGGTGCCGGGCCACATGCCGGGCCTGCCCGAACCGGACCTGGGGCGGCTGGGCGAGGCCTGGTCGCGCATGAAGGCGTACCGGCGGCAGCACCGCCAGCCGCCCGCCCGGGACGGCAAGGTGCTGCTGGGCTGGCACTCGCTGGCGCTGTCGGCCCTGGTGGCTGGCTATCAGGCGGGCATCGGCTCCGCACCGGAGCGCTACCTGAGGGCGGCCGGGGAGGGGTGGGAGTTCGTCGAGGAACGGCTCACGCACCCGAAACTGGGCCTGCTCCACACGCCGGCGGCGGGAGCGGAGGCCGTGCCCGCCTTTGCGGACGACCACGCCTTCCTCATCCACGCCGCGCTGGATCTGTACCGGTGCACACAAAGGCGGACCTACCTCGACCGGGCGGCGGAACTGTCCGAGCAGGCCGTGAGCCGCTTCTGCGAGAACGGGGTTTACTTTCTCAGCAGCGCCGAACACCGCTCGCCGCTCGCCCGCCCGCGCGACCTCTGGGATCAGGCCACCCCTTCGCCGAACGCGGCGATGGCCGCCGCCCACGCGCGCCTCTTTGCCCTGCTTGACGATCCGCAGCAGCTCGAGCGGGGGCGCCGGGTCATCGAGGCCTGCTGGCCGGTCATGGTACAGCACGTATCCGCAACGGCGGCGCTGTGGTGCGCCCTGGACAGCCTGGACGGCGGGAGCGCCACGGTCACGTTGCTGGCGCCGCAACTCGATCAGGTGCGAGGCACGCTGGCGCGCCTCGTCGGGCTCCCCCATCCCGCCCTGGAAGTGCGGTGGCAGCCGGAGCCGGGCGGCGTGCGCTTCGTGCTTTGCCGGGGTACGGTCTGCAACCCTCCAGAAAGCAACGTCGAGCGCGTCGTCGAGCGGCTGACGCCCGCCGTTGCTCGGGCCGGCAGCTAACCGCGCTGGCCGAGGGGGGCCAGGGACCTCCGGTAGAGTTCGGCGAGCTGCGCGGCGCTGGCCTGGCGGGGGTTGTTGGTGGCGCTGCCCTTCATCGTTCGCAGGACGTCGTCCACCAGGCGGGGGATGTCGTCCTCCTTCACGCCGAAGTCGGAAAGACCCCAGGTCGCGTCCAGTTCCACCAGCAGCCGCTCGACGGCCGTGACAGCACGGCGGGCCGCCTGCTCGGGGGTGAGGTCGCCGGTGGGCTCGCCAAGGAGTTGAGCGATGCGGGCAAAGCGGCCGATGCGTTCCGGAAGGTTGAATTCCATGACGGCCGGGGCCAGGGCTGCCAGCCCTTCGGCGTGGACGGCGCCGAAGCGGCCGCTGACCGGGTGTTCGAGGGCATGGATCAGCCCCACGCCGGCCTGGTCGATGGCGATGCCCGCCAGGGTGTCTGCCACGGCCATGGCAGCCCGGGCCTCGAGGTCGGAGCCGAC
Protein-coding sequences here:
- a CDS encoding DUF2892 domain-containing protein, which codes for MVRNLASWDRWLRAIAGLALLAITATWASPFRWVTLVAAVVLVATAGVGYCPVYGACHIRTYSTDHPEQRKA
- a CDS encoding glycerol-3-phosphate acyltransferase yields the protein MGWLVVVGGYLLGSILPAEWVVLRRTGRTPHQLNDNPGGAGAWRLAGPGWGTVVALFDLAKGAVSVALAERLGLSGGWLAAAAVAPVAGHNWPFYKGFRGGRGLAAATGALFWLALPQMLPAYGIGAAAALWRRWVPMVGVVAFPVGLVLMVRASVPADRVQAAFLVMLVVAVRQLPWVWERIKAPGRSHLAC
- a CDS encoding thioredoxin domain-containing protein; translation: MPESAGARKPNRLVDSTSPYLRQHAYNPVDWYPWGPEAIERARRENRPILLSIGYSACHWCHVMAHESFEDNEIARLMNEQFVCIKVDREQRPDVDQVYQVVCQLLTGQGGWPLTVFLTPDLMPYYAGTYFPPRPRFGRPGFPQVLEACARAYRERPEEVRRQAARLAEAVGQVLDPAGSVQREAEGPGEGREAAQPAGQEPSAGELVTAAGALLRQADREAGGFGGAPKFPHACGLELLLRAAWRFGHRPSLDHLLLTLQRMALGGVFDQVGGGFHRYAVDRWWQLPHFEKMLYDNALLVPLYVRVGLWQRPALLSVAARTLDFMLDEMRLPGGGFAASLDADSPGADGRPEEGAFYRWRPDEVKAALQDDRLAEEICLRFAIGPQAALHLERVARDGPPGWTEEAQTVPGHMPGLPEPDLGRLGEAWSRMKAYRRQHRQPPARDGKVLLGWHSLALSALVAGYQAGIGSAPERYLRAAGEGWEFVEERLTHPKLGLLHTPAAGAEAVPAFADDHAFLIHAALDLYRCTQRRTYLDRAAELSEQAVSRFCENGVYFLSSAEHRSPLARPRDLWDQATPSPNAAMAAAHARLFALLDDPQQLERGRRVIEACWPVMVQHVSATAALWCALDSLDGGSATVTLLAPQLDQVRGTLARLVGLPHPALEVRWQPEPGGVRFVLCRGTVCNPPESNVERVVERLTPAVARAGS